The proteins below are encoded in one region of Tomitella fengzijianii:
- the narH gene encoding nitrate reductase subunit beta, with product MRVMAQMGMVMNLDKCIGCHTCSVTCKQAWTNRAGMEYVWFNNVETRPGQGYPRTYEDQDKWQGGWTLDRKGRLRLRAGGRIKKLVNIFSNPKLPSIQDYYEPWTYDYENLTTAPAGEHIPVAAPRSLLTGEPMKVTWSSNWDDDLGGSPEIVPGDPILSQVGEEVKLQLEQTFMFYLPRICEHCLNPSCAASCPSGAIYKRSEDGIVLVDQDKCRGWRMCVSGCPYKKVYFNHRTGKAEKCTFCYPRVEVGLPTVCAETCVGRLRYIGLMLYDADAVLEAASTEDPQDLYESQMRVLLDPNDPEVIAGAREAGISDDWIEGAQRSPIYALIKQYKVALPLHPEYRTMPMVWYIPPLSPVVDAIARDGHDAEDVGNLFGAIDALRIPKEYLAGLFTAGDTGIIDDVLHKLAAMRSYMRDINLGREPQAHIPAAVGLSEEEMYEMYRLLALAKYDERYVIPTAYQNEGHKLEETATECPLDFEGGPGMYMAGSGPFGETSGTPAPVAVETFNALKQRQTSEHTASSRVNLLNWDGLGSPPGLFPSESGGTAEDGGAAGKDV from the coding sequence ATGCGCGTCATGGCTCAGATGGGCATGGTGATGAATCTCGACAAGTGCATCGGGTGCCACACCTGCTCGGTCACGTGCAAGCAGGCGTGGACCAACCGTGCGGGCATGGAGTACGTCTGGTTCAACAACGTCGAGACCCGGCCCGGCCAGGGGTATCCGCGCACCTACGAGGACCAGGACAAGTGGCAGGGCGGCTGGACGCTGGACCGCAAGGGCCGGCTGCGGCTGCGGGCCGGCGGCCGCATCAAGAAGCTCGTCAACATCTTCTCCAACCCCAAGCTGCCGTCGATCCAGGACTACTACGAGCCGTGGACCTACGACTACGAGAACCTGACGACGGCGCCCGCCGGCGAGCACATCCCCGTCGCCGCGCCGCGCAGCCTGCTCACCGGCGAGCCGATGAAGGTCACCTGGTCGTCCAACTGGGACGACGACCTGGGCGGCAGCCCGGAGATCGTGCCCGGCGACCCGATCCTCAGCCAGGTCGGCGAGGAGGTCAAGCTGCAGCTGGAGCAGACCTTCATGTTCTACCTGCCGCGGATCTGCGAGCACTGCCTCAACCCGTCGTGCGCCGCGTCCTGCCCGTCGGGCGCCATCTACAAGCGTTCCGAAGACGGCATCGTGCTGGTCGACCAGGACAAGTGCCGCGGCTGGCGCATGTGCGTCTCCGGCTGCCCGTACAAGAAGGTCTACTTCAACCACCGCACGGGCAAGGCGGAGAAGTGCACGTTCTGCTATCCGCGCGTGGAGGTGGGGCTGCCGACGGTGTGCGCGGAAACCTGCGTGGGCCGCCTGCGGTACATCGGGCTGATGCTCTACGACGCGGACGCCGTGCTCGAGGCCGCCAGCACCGAGGACCCGCAGGACCTCTACGAATCGCAGATGCGCGTGCTGCTGGACCCGAACGACCCCGAGGTGATCGCCGGCGCCCGCGAGGCGGGCATCTCCGACGACTGGATCGAGGGCGCGCAGCGTTCGCCGATTTACGCGCTGATCAAGCAGTACAAGGTGGCGCTGCCGCTGCACCCGGAGTACCGGACCATGCCGATGGTCTGGTACATCCCGCCGCTGTCGCCGGTGGTGGACGCGATCGCGCGGGACGGCCACGACGCCGAGGACGTCGGCAACCTGTTCGGGGCCATCGACGCGCTGCGCATCCCCAAGGAGTACCTGGCGGGGCTGTTCACCGCCGGGGACACCGGCATCATCGACGACGTGCTGCACAAGCTGGCCGCGATGCGCTCGTACATGCGCGACATCAACCTGGGGCGCGAGCCGCAGGCGCACATCCCCGCGGCCGTCGGCCTGAGCGAGGAGGAGATGTACGAGATGTACCGGCTGCTCGCACTGGCCAAGTACGACGAGCGGTACGTCATCCCCACCGCCTACCAGAACGAGGGCCACAAGCTGGAGGAGACGGCCACGGAGTGCCCGCTGGACTTCGAAGGCGGGCCGGGGATGTACATGGCGGGTTCGGGGCCGTTCGGCGAGACGTCCGGCACCCCGGCACCGGTCGCGGTGGAGACTTTCAACGCGCTCAAGCAGCGGCAGACAAGCGAGCACACGGCGAGCAGCCGCGTGAACCTGCTCAACTGGGACGGCCTGGGCAGCCCGCCCGGACTGTTCCCGTCGGAATCCGGGGGCACCGCCGAAGACGGCGGAGCGGCCGGAAAGGACGTGTGA
- the narI gene encoding respiratory nitrate reductase subunit gamma: MNSSNGALEIFWDVIPYVSLAMMIVGLVWRYRYDKFGWTTRSSQLYESRLLRIGSPLFHYGIIVVFLGHIIGLVIPESWTHAIGISESVYHWVALSAGGIAGLATLVGVSILIYRRRRTGPVFIATTWNDKWMYVLLVATLVAGLSTTVIGMTPSGRAPDANYRATVSPWFRDFWSLQPDGSLMAAAPVQFQVHVAIALVLFAIWPLTRLVHVFSAPVWYLFRPYIVYRSRSAAKEGHLLGSDPQRRGWTRDAPARW, from the coding sequence ATGAACAGCAGCAACGGCGCGCTGGAGATCTTCTGGGACGTGATCCCGTACGTGTCGCTCGCGATGATGATCGTCGGGCTCGTCTGGCGGTACCGCTACGACAAGTTCGGGTGGACCACCCGGTCCTCACAGCTCTACGAGTCCCGGCTGCTGCGCATCGGCAGCCCCCTGTTCCACTACGGCATCATCGTCGTGTTCCTGGGGCACATCATCGGTCTGGTGATTCCGGAGAGCTGGACCCACGCGATCGGCATCTCCGAGTCCGTCTACCACTGGGTGGCGCTGAGCGCGGGTGGTATCGCCGGCCTCGCGACCCTCGTCGGCGTAAGCATCCTCATCTACCGGCGGCGCCGCACGGGTCCCGTGTTCATCGCCACCACGTGGAACGACAAGTGGATGTACGTGCTGCTCGTCGCCACGCTGGTGGCCGGGTTGTCCACCACCGTCATCGGCATGACCCCGTCGGGCCGGGCGCCGGACGCGAACTACCGCGCTACCGTCTCGCCGTGGTTCCGCGACTTCTGGAGCCTCCAGCCGGACGGCAGCCTCATGGCCGCAGCCCCCGTCCAGTTCCAGGTGCACGTGGCGATCGCGCTGGTGCTGTTCGCCATCTGGCCGCTCACGCGGCTCGTGCACGTGTTCAGCGCCCCGGTGTGGTACCTGTTCCGCCCGTACATCGTCTACCGCAGCCGCAGCGCCGCCAAGGAAGGACACCTGCTCGGTTCGGATCCGCAGCGACGCGGCTGGACGCGCGACGCACCCGCCCGCTGGTAG
- a CDS encoding acyl-CoA dehydrogenase family protein — MGFTDEQAAFQRAVADMCRRECGTREQRDALTEHGTVHHNTRFYSRMAELGWLGLTVPEEFGGSDGSMVDLCILLEATARGMAPVGGIGPTLITGAAYQKFGTDAQKKEVLGGVVDGRSYSISMSEPEAGSDVGNVSCKAERTADGWTINGQKTWCSNAHIADAILLVARTSRGEDKHRGLTMFHVPADTPGLTIKGIPTMGGNDVNDLYFTDVRLPEDAVIGEVDAAWGQLMTGLNIERLILGAMMLGTAQRAFADALEFISERKQFGRPVGTFQSLRHRVADLATEIECTRLLVYRLARMVDDNPGALFPREASMVKLKATETAKKVALEGMQMMGGYGYATEFDMERHVRATLVSSIYGGTNEIQRDVVGKTYGL, encoded by the coding sequence ATGGGGTTCACCGACGAGCAGGCCGCGTTCCAGCGTGCCGTCGCCGACATGTGCCGGCGCGAGTGCGGCACCCGCGAGCAGCGGGACGCACTGACCGAGCACGGCACGGTCCACCACAACACGCGGTTCTACAGCCGGATGGCGGAGCTCGGGTGGCTGGGGCTCACCGTGCCGGAGGAGTTCGGCGGCTCGGACGGCTCGATGGTGGACCTGTGCATCCTGCTCGAGGCGACCGCGCGCGGCATGGCGCCCGTCGGCGGCATCGGCCCCACTCTCATCACCGGCGCCGCCTACCAGAAGTTCGGCACCGACGCGCAGAAGAAGGAGGTCCTCGGCGGCGTCGTCGACGGCCGCAGCTACTCCATTTCGATGTCCGAACCCGAGGCCGGCTCCGACGTGGGCAACGTGTCGTGCAAGGCGGAGCGCACCGCCGACGGCTGGACGATCAACGGCCAGAAGACCTGGTGCTCCAACGCCCACATCGCCGACGCGATCCTGCTCGTGGCGCGCACGTCCCGCGGCGAGGACAAGCACCGGGGCCTGACGATGTTCCACGTGCCGGCCGACACCCCGGGTCTGACCATCAAGGGCATCCCCACCATGGGCGGCAACGACGTCAACGACCTGTACTTCACCGACGTGCGACTTCCGGAGGACGCGGTGATCGGCGAGGTCGACGCCGCCTGGGGCCAGCTCATGACTGGCCTGAACATCGAGCGGCTCATCCTGGGCGCCATGATGCTCGGCACCGCGCAGCGGGCCTTCGCGGACGCGCTGGAGTTCATCAGCGAACGCAAGCAGTTCGGTCGTCCCGTAGGAACATTCCAGAGCCTGCGGCACCGCGTGGCGGACCTGGCCACCGAGATCGAGTGCACCCGCCTGCTGGTCTACAGGCTGGCGCGGATGGTCGACGACAACCCCGGCGCGCTGTTCCCCCGCGAGGCGTCGATGGTCAAGCTCAAGGCCACCGAGACCGCCAAGAAGGTCGCGCTCGAGGGCATGCAGATGATGGGCGGCTACGGGTACGCCACCGAGTTCGACATGGAACGCCACGTCCGCGCCACGCTTGTCTCGTCGATCTACGGCGGCACCAACGAGATCCAGCGGGACGTCGTCGGCAAGACCTACGGGCTGTGA
- a CDS encoding nitrate reductase subunit alpha: MLLDTGRFFRRGAEFSVDKRTVSLEGGRDGDVFYRDRWSHDKVVRSTHGVNCTGSCSWKIYVKDGIITWETQETDYPSVGPDRPEYEPRGCPRGAAFSWYTYSPTRVRYPYGRGVLVQMYREAKARLGDPVLAWADIQSDPERRRRYQQARGKGGLVRISWDEAAEMVAAAHVHTIKEHGPDRVAGFSPIPAMSMISHAVGARFVELLGGVMTSFYDWYADLPVASPQVFGDQTDVPESGDWWDASYLLMWGSNVPITRTPDAHWMTEVRYRGTKVVSISPDYTDNTKFADEWMPCAAGTDGALAMAMGHVMLREHYVDGSTPFFSDFAAQFTDLPYLIRLEERDGAYIAGKRLVAADLPGLEADQELAEFKPVLLDAATDSHAVPRGSLGHRYAESDEGAWNLDLGDIAPRLTVGREDAPGGGHSWDGAAPESVEVLITGFDTVEGRAEVHRRGVPVRRVGGHLVCTVLDLMLAQYGVARPGLPGQWPTGYDDPSVPCTPAWQEPITGVSAEQAVRVARQMAANSIESGGRTMIIMGAGICQWFHGDATYRAVLSLLLLTGSMGRNGGGWAHYVGQEKVRPITGYSTLAMGLDWSRPPRQMAGTTYWYAHTNQWSYDNYRADALSTPLGRGRFAGKHTMDVVSAATAMGWSPFYPQFDRSSLDVADEAEAAGRGDDVPGYVADQLASGDLKLAVTDPDAPENWPRVLSIWRSNLLGSSSKGNEYFLRHLLGTSSNMSAEPMPEDVRPVTVRVPTREDGSAEVPEGKLDMVMSIDFRMTSTTLLSDIVLPAATWYEKHDLSSTDMHPYVHAFSPAIDHPWESRSDFEAFQTIAKVFSRLAARHLGVRKDVVLGTLQHDTPGETAYPRGAEDNWLETGATPIPGRTMGPIAVVERDYGAIADKWATLGPLVDTLGMTTKGVTFHPDEEVAQLAAMHGVMDRGAGAGRPAIDTAVKMCEAVLRLSGTTNGRLAVQGFKDLERQTGRRMAQLAEGSEERHITFQDTQAHPVPVITSPEWSGSETGGRRYAPFTQNIEHLKPFHTVTGRMHFFLDHDWLEEIGEQMPVYRPPMNLHALYGEPKLGETGELGLAVRYLTPHSKWSIHSEYQDNLFMLSLSRGGPTMWMSPEDATTIGAADNEWVEAVNRNGVFVCRAIVSHRIPKGVVLVYHVQERTIDTPLTETTGRRGGIHNSLTRLLVKPSHLAGGYGQNSYAFNYLGPTGNQRDEVTFVRRRSQEVTY, encoded by the coding sequence GTGCTGCTGGACACCGGCAGGTTCTTCCGCCGCGGCGCCGAATTCTCCGTGGACAAGCGCACGGTGAGCCTCGAGGGCGGGCGCGACGGCGACGTGTTCTACCGCGACCGCTGGAGCCACGACAAGGTGGTCCGCTCCACACACGGGGTCAACTGCACCGGCTCGTGCTCGTGGAAGATCTACGTCAAGGACGGGATCATCACCTGGGAGACGCAGGAGACGGACTACCCGTCGGTGGGCCCCGACCGCCCCGAGTACGAGCCGCGCGGCTGCCCCCGCGGCGCGGCGTTCTCCTGGTACACCTATTCGCCCACGCGCGTGCGATACCCCTACGGGCGCGGCGTGCTGGTGCAGATGTACCGCGAGGCCAAGGCGCGCCTGGGCGACCCGGTCCTCGCCTGGGCGGACATCCAGTCCGATCCGGAACGCCGCCGGCGCTACCAGCAGGCGCGCGGCAAGGGTGGCCTGGTACGCATCTCCTGGGACGAGGCCGCGGAAATGGTCGCGGCCGCGCACGTGCACACCATCAAGGAACACGGCCCGGACCGCGTCGCCGGATTCTCGCCCATCCCCGCGATGTCCATGATCTCGCACGCGGTGGGCGCGCGCTTCGTCGAGCTGCTCGGCGGCGTCATGACCTCCTTCTACGACTGGTACGCCGACCTCCCCGTCGCGTCGCCGCAGGTGTTCGGCGACCAGACGGACGTGCCCGAATCCGGCGACTGGTGGGACGCGTCGTACCTGCTGATGTGGGGATCCAACGTGCCGATCACGCGCACGCCCGACGCGCACTGGATGACCGAGGTCCGCTACCGCGGCACCAAGGTCGTCTCGATCAGCCCCGACTACACCGACAACACCAAGTTCGCCGACGAGTGGATGCCCTGCGCGGCCGGCACAGATGGCGCGCTGGCGATGGCGATGGGGCACGTGATGCTCCGCGAGCACTATGTGGACGGTTCCACCCCGTTCTTCAGCGACTTCGCTGCACAGTTCACCGACCTTCCGTACTTGATCAGGCTCGAGGAGCGCGACGGCGCCTACATCGCGGGCAAGCGGCTGGTGGCCGCGGACCTGCCGGGCCTGGAGGCGGACCAGGAGCTCGCCGAGTTCAAGCCGGTGCTGCTCGACGCCGCCACCGACAGCCACGCCGTGCCGCGGGGCAGCCTCGGCCACCGCTACGCCGAATCCGACGAGGGCGCGTGGAACCTCGACCTGGGCGACATCGCGCCCCGGCTCACCGTCGGCCGCGAGGACGCTCCCGGCGGAGGGCATTCCTGGGACGGCGCGGCGCCCGAGAGCGTCGAGGTGCTCATCACCGGGTTCGACACCGTGGAGGGGCGCGCGGAGGTCCACCGCCGCGGGGTGCCGGTGCGGCGGGTGGGCGGCCACCTGGTGTGCACGGTGCTGGACCTGATGCTCGCCCAGTACGGGGTGGCGCGTCCGGGGCTCCCGGGGCAGTGGCCCACCGGCTACGACGACCCGTCGGTGCCCTGCACGCCCGCGTGGCAGGAGCCGATCACCGGGGTGAGCGCCGAGCAGGCCGTGCGCGTCGCCCGGCAGATGGCGGCGAACTCCATCGAATCCGGCGGCCGCACCATGATCATCATGGGCGCCGGCATCTGCCAGTGGTTCCACGGCGACGCCACCTACCGCGCCGTCCTCTCGCTGCTGCTGCTCACCGGTTCGATGGGCCGCAACGGCGGGGGCTGGGCGCACTACGTGGGCCAGGAGAAGGTCCGTCCCATCACCGGGTACTCGACGCTGGCGATGGGCCTGGACTGGTCGCGCCCGCCGCGGCAGATGGCCGGCACCACCTACTGGTACGCCCACACCAACCAGTGGAGCTACGACAACTACCGGGCCGACGCGCTGTCCACCCCGCTGGGGCGCGGGCGCTTCGCCGGCAAGCACACGATGGACGTGGTCTCGGCGGCGACCGCGATGGGGTGGTCCCCGTTCTACCCGCAGTTCGACCGCTCGAGCCTGGACGTGGCCGACGAAGCCGAGGCGGCGGGGCGCGGCGACGACGTGCCCGGCTACGTTGCCGACCAGCTGGCGTCCGGAGACCTCAAGCTGGCGGTGACCGACCCGGACGCGCCGGAGAACTGGCCGCGCGTGCTCAGCATCTGGCGTTCCAACCTGCTGGGCTCGTCGTCCAAGGGCAACGAGTATTTCCTGCGCCACCTGCTGGGGACGTCGTCGAACATGAGCGCGGAGCCGATGCCGGAGGACGTGCGGCCGGTGACGGTGCGGGTGCCCACGCGCGAGGACGGCAGCGCCGAGGTGCCCGAGGGCAAGCTCGACATGGTCATGTCCATCGACTTCCGCATGACCTCGACCACGCTGCTCTCGGACATCGTGCTGCCCGCGGCCACCTGGTACGAGAAGCACGACCTGTCCAGCACCGACATGCACCCCTACGTGCACGCATTCAGCCCGGCGATCGATCACCCGTGGGAGTCGCGTTCGGACTTCGAGGCGTTCCAGACCATCGCCAAGGTGTTCAGCCGGCTCGCGGCACGGCACCTGGGCGTGCGCAAGGACGTGGTTCTGGGCACGCTGCAGCACGACACCCCGGGCGAGACCGCCTACCCGCGCGGGGCCGAGGACAACTGGCTGGAGACGGGGGCGACGCCGATCCCCGGCAGGACGATGGGCCCCATCGCGGTGGTCGAGCGCGACTACGGCGCCATCGCGGACAAGTGGGCGACGCTCGGTCCGCTGGTGGACACGCTTGGCATGACGACCAAGGGCGTCACCTTCCACCCGGACGAGGAGGTGGCGCAGCTCGCCGCCATGCACGGCGTGATGGACCGCGGGGCCGGCGCCGGACGGCCGGCGATCGACACGGCGGTGAAGATGTGCGAGGCGGTGCTGCGGCTGTCCGGCACCACCAACGGCCGGCTGGCGGTGCAGGGGTTCAAGGATCTCGAGCGCCAGACGGGGCGGCGCATGGCGCAGCTCGCCGAGGGCTCCGAGGAACGGCACATCACCTTCCAGGACACCCAGGCGCACCCGGTGCCGGTGATCACCAGTCCGGAGTGGTCCGGCAGCGAGACCGGCGGGCGGCGTTACGCGCCGTTCACGCAGAACATCGAGCACCTCAAACCGTTCCACACCGTCACCGGGCGCATGCACTTCTTCCTCGACCACGACTGGCTCGAGGAGATCGGCGAGCAGATGCCCGTCTACCGCCCGCCGATGAACCTGCACGCGCTCTACGGCGAGCCGAAGCTGGGGGAGACGGGCGAGCTGGGCCTGGCCGTGCGCTACCTGACCCCGCATTCCAAGTGGTCGATCCACTCGGAATACCAGGACAACCTGTTCATGCTCTCGCTCTCCCGCGGCGGCCCCACCATGTGGATGTCGCCGGAGGACGCGACCACCATCGGCGCCGCCGACAACGAGTGGGTGGAGGCGGTCAACCGCAACGGCGTGTTCGTTTGCCGGGCCATCGTCTCGCACCGGATCCCCAAGGGCGTCGTGCTCGTCTACCACGTGCAGGAGCGCACCATCGACACCCCGCTCACGGAGACCACCGGCCGGCGCGGCGGCATCCACAACTCGCTCACCCGGCTGCTCGTCAAACCCTCGCACCTGGCCGGCGGCTACGGCCAGAACAGTTACGCGTTCAACTATCTCGGCCCCACGGGCAACCAGCGTGACGAGGTCACGTTCGTCCGTCGCCGCTCCCAGGAGGTGACCTACTGA
- a CDS encoding TetR/AcrR family transcriptional regulator, translating into MTDDGVRALIGADEGVADADARILEAALEQFALTGIRKTSTDDIAHRAGVNRATLYRRLGTKDDVVRAAYLYEAARVLTHIERSVEGIDELEEYVVTFFTVTVRAVRGNPLLERMLRVDRDETLRSLTIGAGDVLTLATAFLADKISTLRASDAGAGDGDARLGDVDALSAVLARLTQSLLLTPDGPPRLDDDEEFRVFATALLVPLIRG; encoded by the coding sequence GTGACGGATGACGGTGTGCGGGCGCTGATCGGAGCGGACGAGGGCGTCGCGGACGCGGACGCCCGGATCCTCGAGGCCGCGCTCGAACAGTTCGCCCTCACCGGCATCCGCAAGACCAGCACCGACGACATCGCGCACCGGGCGGGCGTGAACAGGGCGACGCTCTACCGCCGGCTCGGCACCAAGGACGACGTGGTGCGCGCCGCGTATCTCTATGAGGCGGCGCGGGTGCTCACGCACATCGAACGCTCTGTGGAAGGCATCGACGAGCTCGAGGAGTACGTCGTCACCTTCTTCACGGTCACCGTCCGGGCCGTCCGCGGGAATCCGCTGCTGGAGCGGATGCTGCGCGTGGACCGCGACGAGACGCTGCGGTCGCTCACCATCGGGGCGGGCGACGTGCTCACCCTCGCGACCGCGTTCCTCGCCGACAAGATCAGTACGTTGCGCGCGAGCGACGCGGGGGCCGGGGATGGCGACGCGCGGCTCGGCGACGTCGACGCGCTGTCCGCCGTGCTCGCCCGGCTCACGCAGTCGCTGCTGCTCACGCCGGACGGCCCGCCGCGGCTGGACGACGACGAGGAGTTCCGGGTGTTCGCGACCGCGCTGCTGGTGCCCCTGATCCGCGGGTGA
- a CDS encoding oxygenase MpaB family protein produces MAAPQATDLATEADGTPSVGVADYVDEAYVFLGAGAAILLQLAMPGVGHGVADHSDVLHRPLSRLRTTMSYIYAVSLGTDDERSAIVRMVNKAHVPVRSETYNAFDPELQLWVAATLYHGGVDLHRRFRGPLGPVSAERVYRESMAYGTALQVRPEMWPDTVAGFDRYWERTMDTLSVDDQVREFTRRLLATRSAPWFLRPAMPLNRFVTTGLLPQQARDAFALPWSTRHQRAFDLLFRVLPMAYRLVPRFVRTIPARLYLADMRRRLRSGRGLAH; encoded by the coding sequence ATGGCAGCACCGCAGGCGACGGACCTGGCTACGGAGGCCGACGGAACACCGTCGGTGGGCGTGGCCGACTACGTCGACGAGGCTTACGTGTTCCTGGGGGCGGGCGCCGCGATCCTGCTGCAGCTGGCGATGCCCGGCGTGGGGCACGGCGTGGCCGACCACAGCGACGTCCTGCACCGCCCGCTCAGCCGACTGCGCACCACGATGAGCTACATCTACGCCGTGTCGCTGGGCACCGACGACGAGCGCAGCGCGATCGTGCGCATGGTCAACAAGGCGCACGTGCCGGTGCGTTCGGAGACCTACAACGCCTTCGATCCGGAACTGCAGCTGTGGGTGGCCGCCACCCTGTACCACGGCGGGGTGGACCTGCACCGGCGGTTCCGCGGCCCGCTGGGACCCGTGTCGGCCGAGCGCGTCTACCGCGAGTCGATGGCCTACGGCACGGCGCTGCAGGTGCGCCCGGAAATGTGGCCGGACACCGTCGCCGGGTTCGACCGCTACTGGGAGCGCACGATGGACACGCTCAGCGTCGACGATCAGGTCCGCGAGTTCACTCGGCGGCTACTGGCGACCCGGAGCGCGCCGTGGTTCCTGCGCCCGGCGATGCCGCTGAACCGGTTCGTCACGACGGGGCTGCTGCCGCAGCAGGCGCGCGACGCCTTCGCCCTGCCGTGGAGCACCCGGCACCAGCGGGCGTTCGATCTGCTCTTCCGCGTCCTGCCGATGGCCTACCGCCTGGTGCCGCGGTTCGTCCGCACGATCCCGGCGCGGCTCTACCTGGCCGACATGCGCCGGCGATTGCGGTCCGGCCGCGGCCTGGCGCACTGA
- a CDS encoding GntR family transcriptional regulator, producing the protein MASPAPQGRLRRRPQLSDDVADHVRARIMSGQVRPGAFIRLDETAAELGVSVTPVREALSKLRGEGLVESVPHRGYVVNPLSREDVVDIFWLQGRIAVELSARAARRVTDADLADLAAHCDALEASLAGPDVETVALREFEFHRRLNRIAGSDKLAWFLHNAVRYTPYALYAADPDWGAGAVAGHRRLIAALRDHDLPAVEEETRSQFTDGARRLVAHLDAVRMWDDWDDDERDD; encoded by the coding sequence ATCGCCTCACCAGCGCCGCAAGGTCGCCTTCGGCGACGCCCCCAGCTGTCCGACGACGTCGCCGACCACGTGCGCGCCCGGATCATGTCCGGGCAGGTGCGCCCGGGGGCTTTCATCCGCCTCGATGAGACGGCCGCGGAACTGGGCGTCAGCGTCACCCCCGTGCGCGAGGCGCTGTCGAAGCTCCGCGGTGAGGGGCTGGTCGAGTCGGTCCCGCACCGCGGCTACGTCGTCAACCCGCTCAGCCGCGAGGACGTCGTCGACATCTTCTGGCTGCAGGGACGTATCGCAGTGGAGCTGTCGGCGCGCGCGGCCCGCCGCGTCACCGACGCCGACCTCGCCGACCTCGCCGCGCACTGCGACGCGCTGGAGGCCTCCCTGGCCGGCCCGGACGTGGAGACCGTCGCGCTGCGCGAGTTCGAGTTCCACCGCCGGCTCAACCGGATCGCAGGCTCCGACAAGCTGGCCTGGTTCCTGCACAACGCCGTCCGCTACACCCCGTACGCGCTATACGCCGCGGACCCGGACTGGGGCGCCGGCGCGGTGGCGGGCCACCGTCGGCTGATCGCGGCACTGCGGGACCACGACCTGCCCGCGGTCGAGGAGGAGACCCGGTCGCAGTTCACCGACGGCGCACGGCGGCTCGTCGCCCACCTCGACGCGGTGCGCATGTGGGACGACTGGGACGACGACGAACGGGACGATTAG
- the narJ gene encoding nitrate reductase molybdenum cofactor assembly chaperone: MKLFRRSTGIADSHRRLVWQSVSLLLAYPEDEADGMPCYSERLELVGGLLDDLPPSVAEPLRRCVDGLAGTDAYDAAQRYVETFDLRRRRSLFLTYWTDGDTRNRGNAMLQFADAYREAGVEPPEGELPDHLAVVLEFGATVEFKSGMALLTRYRAPLALLQDALGQMGSPYAGAVEAVLATVPEPDPEQTRLEAQRIAQEGPPSESVGLDPYSVTVPVDALAASLRTVGGSR, encoded by the coding sequence ATGAAGCTCTTCCGACGATCCACGGGCATCGCCGACAGTCACCGTCGGCTGGTGTGGCAGTCGGTGTCGCTGCTGCTGGCGTACCCGGAGGACGAAGCCGACGGCATGCCCTGCTACTCCGAGCGCCTCGAGCTGGTCGGCGGCCTGCTCGACGACCTGCCGCCGTCCGTGGCCGAACCGCTGCGGCGGTGCGTCGACGGGTTGGCCGGCACGGACGCGTACGACGCGGCGCAGCGATATGTGGAGACGTTCGACCTGCGCCGGCGGCGGTCGCTGTTCCTGACCTACTGGACCGACGGCGACACCCGCAACCGCGGCAACGCGATGCTCCAGTTCGCGGACGCCTACCGTGAGGCCGGGGTGGAGCCGCCCGAGGGCGAACTGCCCGACCACCTGGCCGTGGTGCTCGAGTTCGGCGCCACCGTCGAATTCAAGTCCGGGATGGCGCTGCTCACCCGGTATCGCGCGCCGCTGGCTCTGCTGCAGGACGCGCTGGGGCAGATGGGCTCCCCGTACGCGGGGGCGGTGGAGGCGGTGCTGGCGACGGTGCCGGAGCCGGACCCCGAGCAGACGCGGCTCGAGGCGCAGCGGATCGCGCAGGAGGGTCCGCCGAGCGAATCGGTGGGCCTGGACCCCTATTCGGTGACGGTGCCGGTGGACGCGCTGGCCGCGTCGCTCCGCACGGTGGGAGGATCCCGATGA